The following proteins come from a genomic window of Pirellula staleyi DSM 6068:
- a CDS encoding DegT/DnrJ/EryC1/StrS family aminotransferase: protein MSTATTIAPPLPLPSDQDASGRTLGEEEIALVAEAIRTGTLTSTKGAFVKKLENSWSKLLGVKHTHACATGSGAIHCAVAAVNPEPGDEIVTTSITDMGALTPILYQAAIPVFADVDPATCNVTAATVEKVLSERTKAVIVTHLFGNPCEVSAIVELCKPRGIAVIEDCAQAFMAREHGQLVGTIGDIGCFSLQQGKHITTGEGGLVTSNSDELARRMYLFINKAWGYGDPKPDHYFLALNNRMTELHGAVAVAQLEKLAFSVDQRIKMADELSALLADLPGIATPQVAAGNVHTYWKYCLRVDASEIPGGSVKLGAELKTRGIFSAPRYIQKPAFACEIFSEQRTFGNSKFPFTLARPEAVDYSRDRFPGTYQGLEEVLVLPWNERYESHHVRYIADSIIASVAQLRGTHA, encoded by the coding sequence ATGAGTACTGCTACTACCATTGCTCCGCCCCTTCCGCTTCCCAGCGATCAGGACGCCAGCGGACGAACGCTCGGTGAAGAAGAGATCGCCCTGGTGGCGGAGGCCATTCGGACCGGAACACTCACGAGCACCAAAGGGGCGTTCGTCAAAAAACTCGAGAATTCCTGGTCGAAACTGCTGGGGGTGAAACATACCCACGCCTGTGCGACCGGCAGCGGCGCGATTCATTGTGCCGTTGCAGCGGTCAATCCAGAACCGGGCGATGAGATCGTCACCACGTCGATCACCGACATGGGGGCGCTCACTCCCATTCTCTATCAGGCTGCGATTCCAGTCTTTGCCGACGTCGATCCTGCCACCTGCAACGTCACGGCGGCAACGGTCGAAAAAGTTCTCAGCGAGCGAACCAAGGCGGTGATCGTCACGCACCTGTTTGGCAACCCTTGCGAAGTGAGCGCGATTGTCGAGCTCTGCAAGCCCCGCGGCATTGCCGTGATCGAAGATTGTGCCCAAGCCTTCATGGCTCGCGAGCATGGCCAGCTGGTGGGGACCATCGGCGATATCGGCTGCTTCAGTTTGCAACAAGGCAAGCACATCACCACCGGTGAAGGTGGTCTGGTGACGAGCAACAGTGATGAACTCGCGCGCCGCATGTACCTGTTCATCAATAAGGCCTGGGGCTATGGCGATCCTAAGCCCGATCACTACTTCCTGGCGCTCAACAACCGGATGACCGAACTGCATGGCGCCGTGGCTGTCGCGCAGCTCGAGAAGCTCGCTTTCTCGGTCGATCAGCGGATCAAGATGGCCGACGAACTCTCGGCGCTGCTGGCCGATCTGCCGGGCATCGCCACGCCGCAGGTGGCAGCGGGCAACGTCCACACCTACTGGAAATATTGCCTTCGGGTCGACGCCAGCGAGATTCCAGGGGGCTCGGTGAAACTGGGGGCCGAACTGAAAACTCGGGGCATCTTCTCCGCCCCGCGCTACATCCAAAAACCAGCGTTTGCCTGCGAAATCTTCAGCGAGCAACGCACTTTTGGAAACAGCAAATTCCCCTTCACGCTCGCCCGTCCGGAAGCGGTGGACTACAGCCGCGATCGCTTCCCCGGAACCTATCAGGGGCTCGAAGAAGTCCTCGTTCTACCGTGGAACGAACGCTACGAGAGCCATCACGTCCGCTACATCGCTGATTCGATCATCGCATCGGTCGCACAGCTTCGAGGTACCCACGCATGA
- a CDS encoding polysaccharide deacetylase family protein yields MPRLTASLSLDLDNKWSYMKTHGDAGWDKFPSYLDVVVPRFLDVLDRQQLKITVFVVGQDAALSENHAALRMIAARGHEIGNHSFHHEPWLHLYSREQIETELVAAEEAIYEATGSRTIGFRGPGYSLSADVLRTLASRGYQYDCSTFPTFLGPLARAYYFLTAKLSPSQKAERKRLFGKWTEGFRPVHAYQWNVDGEMLVEVPVTTMPLLRLPMHLSYLLYLRQFSAAAAWSYFHLAMALCKLRGAQPSMLLHPLDFLGGDDEPDLSFFPAMKLSGEVKTKFAEEVLRVFASHFDVLPMQAHAARLAREKLPVRALPVTEPSALPLEPRSYPQRKSRGESRLSTKPELVEETR; encoded by the coding sequence ATGCCGCGTCTAACCGCGAGCTTGTCGCTCGATCTTGATAACAAGTGGTCGTACATGAAGACCCACGGCGATGCTGGCTGGGACAAGTTCCCGAGCTACCTCGATGTCGTCGTGCCCCGCTTCCTCGATGTGCTCGATCGACAGCAGCTGAAGATCACCGTGTTTGTCGTGGGACAAGATGCGGCGCTGTCAGAGAATCATGCAGCGCTTCGGATGATCGCCGCGCGGGGTCATGAAATCGGGAACCACTCGTTCCATCACGAGCCTTGGCTGCATCTCTACTCGCGCGAGCAGATTGAGACTGAACTGGTCGCTGCTGAAGAGGCGATTTACGAAGCGACTGGCTCGCGAACGATCGGTTTTCGTGGGCCTGGCTACAGCTTATCGGCCGATGTGCTGCGGACCCTGGCGAGTCGCGGCTATCAGTACGATTGCTCTACTTTTCCCACATTTTTGGGGCCCTTAGCCCGCGCCTACTACTTTTTGACCGCGAAACTTTCACCCTCGCAAAAAGCAGAACGCAAACGACTCTTTGGTAAGTGGACCGAAGGTTTTCGTCCGGTTCACGCTTACCAGTGGAACGTCGACGGAGAAATGCTCGTCGAAGTGCCGGTCACTACTATGCCCCTGCTCCGCTTGCCGATGCACCTGAGCTACTTGCTCTACCTCCGTCAGTTTTCCGCTGCCGCTGCGTGGAGCTATTTCCATTTGGCGATGGCGCTTTGCAAACTGCGCGGCGCACAGCCGTCGATGCTGCTGCATCCGCTCGATTTTCTCGGTGGCGACGACGAGCCCGATCTGTCGTTCTTTCCGGCGATGAAGCTCTCGGGCGAAGTGAAAACGAAATTTGCCGAAGAGGTGCTTCGCGTCTTTGCCAGCCACTTCGACGTGCTGCCGATGCAGGCGCATGCGGCCCGGCTTGCGCGCGAGAAGCTCCCGGTGCGAGCTCTCCCGGTGACCGAGCCGAGCGCACTGCCGCTCGAGCCCAGATCGTATCCACAGCGGAAATCCCGCGGTGAATCGCGATTGTCGACCAAGCCCGAACTGGTGGAGGAGACGCGATGA
- the wecB gene encoding UDP-N-acetylglucosamine 2-epimerase (non-hydrolyzing), producing the protein MIQPLRPLLVMGTRPEAIKMAPIVARCREHVAIDPIVCFTGQHDTMLRQVTDYFGIEPDVDLKLMEPGQSLTRLTARALTALDETMEKFHPDCVVAQGDTTSVLAAAMVAFYRRLPLVHVEAGLRTGDLSAPWPEEYNRRVASITTALHCAPTEFAAAALEREGVSRAAIRVTGNTVIDALLETADRERARADHWQAKHAYLGDRPMVLITAHRRENHGAGLDSVFAAIAQLAHDFPHVSFVFPVHLNPQVQRAAAEHLASVPNVQRLDPLPYPEFVWMMDRAKLIVSDSGGVQEEAPSLRRPVLALRETTERSEAVDVGAVRLVGCDPTKLIASVRQLLTDDAAYRAMQVEHSPFGDGTAAQQIIDWMLETWRPEHAAGELETSAVLAGGVASPS; encoded by the coding sequence ATGATTCAGCCGCTCCGACCACTGCTAGTGATGGGGACACGTCCCGAAGCGATCAAGATGGCGCCGATAGTGGCCCGCTGCCGCGAGCATGTGGCGATCGATCCGATCGTCTGTTTCACCGGTCAGCACGACACGATGCTGCGTCAGGTGACCGACTATTTTGGGATCGAGCCCGATGTCGATCTGAAGCTGATGGAGCCGGGGCAGTCGCTCACTCGTCTCACCGCGCGGGCGCTCACGGCCCTCGATGAGACGATGGAAAAGTTTCATCCCGATTGTGTGGTGGCGCAAGGTGACACGACGAGTGTGCTCGCTGCTGCGATGGTGGCGTTCTATCGTCGTTTGCCCCTAGTGCATGTCGAAGCGGGATTGCGGACCGGCGATCTCTCGGCCCCTTGGCCCGAGGAATATAACCGCCGTGTCGCTTCGATCACCACCGCGCTGCACTGTGCTCCGACAGAGTTTGCCGCTGCTGCTCTCGAACGCGAAGGCGTATCTCGCGCGGCGATTCGCGTGACCGGCAACACCGTCATCGATGCCCTGCTGGAAACAGCCGACCGGGAACGAGCGCGAGCCGATCATTGGCAGGCCAAGCATGCGTATCTCGGCGACCGGCCGATGGTGCTCATCACCGCCCATCGTCGCGAAAATCACGGGGCGGGGCTCGACAGCGTGTTCGCAGCGATTGCACAACTGGCCCACGATTTCCCGCATGTTTCGTTCGTGTTTCCGGTCCATTTGAACCCTCAGGTGCAGCGTGCGGCAGCCGAGCATCTGGCGTCGGTGCCGAATGTCCAGCGACTCGATCCTCTGCCGTACCCCGAGTTCGTCTGGATGATGGATCGCGCGAAGTTGATTGTGAGCGACTCGGGTGGCGTTCAAGAGGAAGCACCGTCGTTGCGGCGGCCTGTGCTTGCTTTGCGTGAGACGACCGAACGCTCGGAAGCGGTGGATGTCGGCGCGGTACGACTAGTCGGCTGCGACCCCACGAAGCTGATCGCGTCGGTCCGCCAGCTGCTGACCGACGACGCTGCCTACCGGGCGATGCAGGTCGAGCACTCCCCTTTTGGCGATGGAACAGCAGCTCAGCAGATCATTGATTGGATGCTGGAAACCTGGCGTCCCGAGCACGCAGCTGGCGAACTTGAGACGTCCGCTGTGCTTGCTGGGGGAGTCGCTTCCCCGTCGTAA
- a CDS encoding type II secretion system F family protein translates to MMTLLILIASFIGVACLVGGVASMFLRTEQATAVEDRLAVLTGAAQPNTKGKQADTNVLQTPLDDMPSVIEEYFSKYFNIRAFLQQADTQLSPSRFFLVSVIAAIIGMVIVAVCRVPIYLAPLGAIMGVTPWIWFLMKRNRRLAHFARQLPEALELISRALRAGHSLASGFKLVADELGGPIAVEFERCYEAQNLGVPLEEAIDEMTVRVPNLDLRFFATAVILQRQTGGDLAEILDKIGHLVRERYKIWGQIQALTGEGRLSGIVLLALPPVLFVVMWRLNQQYCMALFTDPMGHQMLAGAVVMQLIGALVIRKIVNIKV, encoded by the coding sequence ATGATGACTCTGCTGATTCTCATTGCGTCGTTCATCGGAGTGGCCTGCCTCGTCGGAGGAGTGGCCTCGATGTTCCTGCGCACCGAGCAAGCAACGGCGGTCGAAGATCGTCTGGCAGTGCTGACTGGTGCTGCGCAGCCCAACACCAAAGGGAAGCAAGCCGACACCAACGTGCTGCAAACACCGCTCGACGACATGCCGAGCGTGATCGAAGAATACTTTTCGAAGTACTTCAACATCCGCGCGTTCCTGCAGCAAGCCGACACGCAACTCTCGCCGAGTCGATTCTTTCTCGTCTCGGTGATCGCTGCGATTATCGGGATGGTGATCGTGGCTGTCTGCCGGGTGCCGATCTACCTCGCTCCGCTGGGCGCGATCATGGGTGTGACACCTTGGATCTGGTTCTTGATGAAGCGGAATCGACGGCTAGCGCATTTCGCACGTCAGCTGCCTGAAGCGCTCGAACTTATCAGCCGCGCACTGCGCGCTGGTCACTCGCTCGCCTCAGGTTTCAAACTGGTTGCTGATGAACTGGGTGGCCCGATCGCCGTGGAATTCGAACGCTGCTACGAAGCCCAAAACCTGGGCGTTCCACTCGAAGAAGCAATCGATGAAATGACGGTTCGTGTGCCGAACCTCGATCTCAGGTTCTTCGCGACGGCGGTGATCTTGCAGCGTCAAACGGGTGGTGATCTTGCAGAAATTCTCGACAAAATCGGTCACCTGGTTCGCGAACGCTACAAGATTTGGGGACAAATCCAAGCGCTCACGGGCGAAGGTCGTTTGTCGGGTATTGTGCTCCTCGCTTTGCCCCCCGTGCTGTTCGTGGTGATGTGGCGACTGAACCAGCAATACTGCATGGCGCTCTTCACCGATCCGATGGGTCACCAGATGCTCGCCGGAGCTGTGGTGATGCAGCTGATCGGCGCGCTCGTGATTCGCAAGATCGTGAATATCAAAGTTTAG
- a CDS encoding acyltransferase has translation MAVRIHPTAIIEQNVHLGDGTSVWDCAHIRHSTTLGEQCLVGGKATIAYGVTIGNRVKINSLAYICNAVTIEDGVMIAAGVIFTNDVFPRATTSDLKALRSSAPDEHTLPTLVKCGATIGAGAIIGCDLSIGRFAMIGMGSVVTKSVDDFHLVVGNPARSIGAVCRCGQSLLKWSDDALATGAPVTVNCSACSLPYEIRGQQVLELAPPESATAPLAAKGAASP, from the coding sequence GTGGCCGTTCGCATTCACCCCACCGCCATTATCGAGCAAAACGTCCATCTGGGAGATGGGACGAGCGTGTGGGACTGCGCCCATATTCGCCACAGCACGACGCTCGGCGAGCAATGTCTCGTCGGTGGCAAGGCGACGATTGCCTACGGGGTAACGATCGGCAATCGCGTTAAAATCAACTCGCTCGCCTACATCTGCAACGCTGTCACCATCGAAGATGGGGTGATGATCGCGGCAGGGGTGATTTTTACGAACGATGTTTTCCCTCGCGCGACGACCAGCGATCTGAAAGCACTTCGCAGCAGCGCGCCGGATGAACACACCCTTCCAACGCTGGTGAAATGTGGCGCGACGATCGGTGCTGGCGCAATCATCGGCTGCGATCTTTCGATCGGCCGCTTCGCGATGATTGGCATGGGAAGTGTCGTCACGAAATCGGTCGACGATTTTCATCTGGTGGTTGGCAACCCCGCCCGTTCGATCGGCGCTGTTTGCCGCTGCGGCCAGTCGCTCCTGAAATGGAGTGACGACGCACTCGCCACTGGGGCGCCTGTCACAGTCAACTGCTCGGCTTGCAGTCTCCCCTACGAAATTCGTGGCCAGCAAGTGCTCGAGCTTGCTCCACCCGAGAGCGCGACAGCTCCTCTCGCAGCGAAGGGAGCGGCCTCACCATGA
- a CDS encoding CpaF family protein → MKALTPNRNSAEQAKVDEFDQLKRRIHNKLVDKLDLNRVGELQGDVLRREIRLVVEHLCDTEETFLNRNERERLIEEVLDETFGLGPLEFLLKDPSISDILINGPKNIYVERRGKMEKTSVEFRDNAHLLQIIDRIVSKVGRRVDEVCPMVDARLTDGSRVNAIIPPLALDGAAVSIRRFGSNPLKLEDLLNFKAFTPEMVMLLEGAIKARLNIIIAGGTGSGKTTLLNTLSSFIPSHERIVTIEDAAEIQLQQDHVVRLETRPPNIEGKGAITATDLVKNALRMRPERIIIGECRGPETLDMLQAMNTGHDGSLTTIHANTPRDGLARMETMIMMSGFEMPMKAMRQQISSAVHLMIQASRLQGGIRRVTHITEVCGMEQDTIVLQDIYKYVQEGIDETGRARGKFEATGIRPSFMTKLESAGVRLPSSAFRQRTMLVD, encoded by the coding sequence ATGAAGGCCCTCACTCCCAATCGCAATTCTGCTGAACAAGCCAAGGTCGACGAGTTCGACCAACTGAAGCGTCGTATCCATAACAAGTTGGTCGACAAGCTCGACCTGAATCGTGTCGGCGAATTGCAAGGCGATGTCTTGCGTCGCGAGATTCGTCTGGTGGTCGAACACCTGTGCGACACGGAAGAGACTTTCCTGAATCGCAACGAGCGCGAGCGATTAATCGAAGAAGTGCTCGACGAAACGTTTGGTCTAGGGCCACTCGAGTTCCTGCTCAAAGATCCGTCGATCAGCGATATTCTGATCAACGGTCCGAAGAACATCTATGTCGAACGTCGCGGCAAGATGGAAAAGACCAGCGTCGAATTCCGCGACAACGCTCACTTGCTGCAGATCATCGACCGCATTGTGTCGAAGGTTGGCCGGCGCGTCGACGAAGTTTGCCCGATGGTCGATGCGCGGCTCACCGACGGCTCGCGCGTGAATGCCATCATTCCACCACTCGCGCTCGACGGCGCTGCGGTCTCGATTCGTCGTTTCGGTAGCAACCCGCTGAAGCTCGAAGATCTGCTGAACTTCAAAGCCTTCACGCCTGAAATGGTGATGCTGCTCGAAGGGGCCATTAAAGCCCGACTCAACATCATCATCGCTGGTGGTACTGGTTCGGGTAAAACGACGCTGCTCAACACTCTCTCGAGCTTCATTCCTTCGCACGAGCGAATCGTGACGATCGAAGATGCGGCGGAAATTCAGCTGCAGCAAGATCACGTGGTGCGTCTGGAAACGCGTCCACCGAATATCGAAGGAAAGGGAGCGATCACCGCGACCGACCTGGTGAAGAACGCCCTGCGTATGCGTCCCGAGCGCATCATCATCGGCGAATGCCGTGGACCTGAAACGCTCGACATGCTGCAGGCCATGAACACCGGTCACGACGGTTCGCTCACCACCATCCACGCCAATACACCGCGCGACGGTTTGGCTCGTATGGAAACGATGATCATGATGTCGGGCTTCGAAATGCCGATGAAGGCGATGCGCCAGCAGATCAGTTCGGCTGTGCATCTGATGATTCAAGCCTCGCGTTTGCAAGGTGGTATTCGCCGCGTCACACACATCACCGAAGTGTGTGGCATGGAACAAGACACCATCGTGCTGCAAGACATCTACAAATATGTCCAAGAGGGCATCGACGAAACGGGCCGCGCACGGGGCAAGTTTGAAGCCACCGGCATTCGCCCCTCGTTCATGACCAAGCTCGAGTCGGCTGGCGTTCGCTTGCCTTCGTCGGCCTTCCGTCAGCGGACCATGCTTGTCGACTAG
- a CDS encoding Gfo/Idh/MocA family oxidoreductase, giving the protein MITTHSKTKFGLIGAGAIAQTYGPAFGRSQEAVLVGVTDVRAEAAQAMAERMNCQAYGNYLDMVEQSGCEAVIVCTPPATHPDICCDLLARGINVLCEKPLAVSPAEARRMFEAAERSEAMLTMASKFRYVSDVIQARSIVASGTIGDIILFENAFTSRVDMTHRWNSDPTLSGGGVLIDNGTHSVDIMRYFLGPLAELQVLEGRRVQDIPVEDTARMFVRSVEGVMGTIDLSWSINKELPNYLSIYGSAGTVHVGWKESKFRRSDDKEWTVFGSGYDKLQAFSSQLDNFARAIKGLETSLITLQDALASVEVIEAAYDAMWRSSWRKIDNDLSQLVA; this is encoded by the coding sequence ATGATCACCACCCACAGCAAAACCAAGTTCGGATTGATCGGCGCCGGCGCGATTGCCCAGACTTATGGCCCCGCCTTTGGCCGCTCGCAGGAAGCGGTGCTCGTCGGTGTCACGGATGTCCGCGCGGAAGCAGCGCAGGCAATGGCCGAGCGGATGAATTGCCAGGCCTACGGCAACTATCTCGACATGGTCGAGCAAAGTGGCTGCGAGGCAGTGATTGTTTGCACGCCACCAGCGACCCATCCCGACATCTGCTGCGACCTGCTCGCGCGGGGGATCAACGTGCTGTGCGAAAAGCCACTCGCGGTGAGCCCGGCCGAAGCACGCCGCATGTTCGAGGCGGCTGAACGCTCGGAAGCGATGCTCACCATGGCGTCGAAATTTCGCTACGTCAGCGATGTGATTCAAGCCCGCTCGATCGTCGCCTCGGGGACGATCGGCGACATCATCCTGTTCGAGAACGCCTTCACCTCGCGCGTCGATATGACCCATCGCTGGAATAGCGATCCGACCCTCAGTGGCGGCGGTGTGCTCATCGACAACGGCACGCACTCGGTCGACATCATGCGCTACTTCCTCGGCCCTCTGGCGGAACTGCAAGTGCTCGAGGGACGACGGGTCCAGGATATCCCGGTGGAAGATACCGCGCGGATGTTCGTGCGGAGTGTCGAGGGGGTGATGGGGACGATCGACCTGTCGTGGAGCATCAATAAAGAGCTGCCAAACTACCTCAGCATCTACGGCTCGGCTGGCACCGTGCATGTCGGCTGGAAGGAATCGAAATTCCGCCGCAGCGACGACAAGGAATGGACGGTCTTTGGCAGCGGCTACGACAAGCTGCAAGCGTTCAGCAGTCAGCTCGACAACTTTGCTCGCGCGATCAAGGGACTCGAAACGTCGCTCATCACGCTACAAGACGCCCTCGCTTCGGTCGAAGTGATTGAAGCGGCCTACGACGCCATGTGGCGCAGCAGTTGGCGCAAGATCGACAACGATCTCTCGCAGCTCGTCGCCTAG
- a CDS encoding NAD(P)/FAD-dependent oxidoreductase: MSCQPSEKNSIAIVGGGVLGLTLALRLAEQGEKVTLLEAAEDLGGLASAWTIGNVTWDRHYHVTLLSDAQTRGLLADLDLESDMRWVQTRTGFYVDGKLHSFSSSLDFLKFPPLSLVDKFRLGWTIFWASRLTDWRALEQIPVGQWLTRHSGRRTFEKIWQPLLKAKLGTAWKRTSAAFIWSTIQRLYAARRSGLKREMFGYLPGGYARIFSALEHKLQSLGVQIRKSFPVQSVCQNADGSLAVTSAAGDVQTFDRVVVTTATPIAAKLCPDLSSDELARLRAVEYLGIVCVSVLLKQRLADYYVTNITDDAPFTGVIEMTALVSPEELGGQHLVYLPKYVTADDPIAKLTDEQVETLFVEHLLAMYPHVSRDDISALRISRVKQVFALSTLGYSSTVPAQTTSIPGLFLVNSSQIVNGTLNVNETIRLAESSLSTVLALFPRSTTSQERSAHDAASNRELVARS; encoded by the coding sequence ATGAGCTGCCAGCCTTCGGAAAAAAATTCGATCGCCATCGTCGGTGGCGGAGTTCTAGGACTCACGCTCGCCTTGCGACTGGCCGAGCAAGGGGAAAAGGTCACGCTGCTGGAAGCTGCTGAAGATCTCGGCGGACTGGCGAGCGCCTGGACCATCGGCAATGTAACCTGGGACCGGCACTACCATGTGACGCTCCTCTCCGATGCCCAGACGCGCGGACTGCTCGCCGATCTCGATCTCGAGAGCGACATGCGCTGGGTGCAGACACGCACCGGGTTCTATGTCGATGGAAAGCTCCACTCGTTCTCGAGCAGCCTCGATTTTTTGAAGTTCCCACCCCTCTCGCTCGTCGATAAGTTCCGCCTCGGCTGGACCATCTTCTGGGCGTCGAGGCTCACCGATTGGCGAGCGCTGGAACAAATTCCTGTCGGCCAGTGGCTGACGCGGCACTCGGGGAGACGGACGTTCGAAAAAATCTGGCAACCGCTGCTGAAGGCCAAGCTCGGCACCGCTTGGAAGCGCACCAGCGCGGCGTTCATCTGGTCGACGATTCAGCGACTCTATGCCGCGCGCCGGAGTGGCCTGAAGCGGGAGATGTTCGGCTATTTACCCGGCGGATATGCCCGCATCTTTAGCGCGCTTGAGCACAAGCTCCAGTCGCTCGGCGTTCAGATTCGGAAGTCGTTTCCGGTACAAAGTGTCTGTCAGAACGCAGATGGATCACTCGCCGTTACCTCAGCCGCTGGCGACGTGCAAACGTTCGACCGCGTGGTGGTGACCACTGCTACACCGATCGCTGCCAAACTGTGCCCTGATCTGTCGAGTGATGAGCTTGCGCGACTGCGGGCTGTCGAGTATCTCGGCATCGTTTGCGTTTCAGTCCTCCTCAAACAGCGGCTGGCCGATTACTACGTCACGAACATCACCGACGATGCGCCGTTCACAGGGGTGATCGAGATGACAGCGCTCGTGAGTCCCGAGGAGCTTGGTGGTCAGCATCTCGTCTACTTGCCCAAGTATGTCACGGCCGATGATCCGATCGCAAAGCTCACCGATGAGCAGGTCGAAACGTTGTTCGTCGAGCATCTGCTGGCGATGTATCCGCACGTTTCGCGCGACGACATCAGCGCCCTGCGGATCTCGCGCGTGAAGCAAGTTTTCGCTCTCTCGACACTCGGCTACAGCTCCACCGTCCCTGCTCAAACGACGTCGATTCCCGGGCTTTTTCTGGTGAATTCGTCGCAAATCGTCAACGGAACGCTCAACGTCAACGAGACGATTCGGCTCGCCGAGTCATCGCTCAGCACGGTGCTCGCTCTTTTTCCACGCTCGACCACCTCTCAAGAAAGGAGTGCCCACGATGCCGCGTCTAACCGCGAGCTTGTCGCTCGATCTTGA
- a CDS encoding glycosyltransferase family 2 protein — translation MSIPSVASVPLRSFSAQAETHTTAPRLSVVVPCYNEAESMPQLLAALARLQVQLAPMSLELVLVDDGSSDTTWKLLCDNLKSRKDVQLVRHEQNRGIAAAIDSGIRAASSEVVASIDADCTYDPSQLAAMLPLMQDDVDLVVASPYHPQGAVIGVPKWRLAISQMASRLYALVLRNKLYTYTSCFRLYRRSAVLSLPPQQPGFVGVVEMLCQIDARGGRVVEAPAILTVRAFGQSKMKVVRATLAHLQLLAQASLQRLVSLFRRAPVKHPSASR, via the coding sequence ATGTCTATTCCGTCTGTCGCCTCGGTACCACTGCGCTCTTTTAGCGCGCAGGCCGAGACCCATACCACCGCACCCCGGCTCTCTGTAGTAGTTCCCTGCTACAACGAAGCGGAATCGATGCCGCAGCTGCTCGCCGCGCTGGCGCGCTTGCAAGTTCAGCTGGCACCGATGTCGCTCGAGCTGGTGCTGGTCGACGATGGTAGCAGCGACACCACCTGGAAACTGCTGTGCGACAATTTGAAGTCGCGTAAAGATGTGCAGCTGGTGCGGCACGAGCAGAATCGTGGCATCGCGGCGGCGATCGACAGCGGCATTCGTGCCGCTTCGAGCGAAGTGGTGGCGAGCATCGATGCCGACTGCACCTACGACCCCTCGCAGCTCGCGGCCATGCTTCCGCTGATGCAGGACGATGTCGATCTGGTGGTCGCCTCCCCCTATCACCCGCAAGGTGCCGTGATCGGTGTGCCGAAGTGGCGTCTGGCGATCTCGCAAATGGCGAGTCGACTTTACGCGCTCGTGCTGCGTAACAAACTCTACACCTACACCAGCTGCTTTCGCCTCTATCGGCGTAGCGCGGTCCTGTCGCTTCCGCCCCAGCAACCTGGGTTTGTCGGTGTCGTCGAAATGCTCTGTCAGATCGATGCCCGGGGCGGTCGTGTCGTCGAAGCTCCTGCCATTCTCACGGTGCGAGCGTTCGGCCAATCCAAAATGAAAGTCGTGCGAGCCACGCTCGCGCACTTGCAGCTCCTGGCACAAGCCTCGCTGCAACGTTTGGTTTCGTTGTTTCGTCGTGCTCCGGTCAAGCACCCGTCCGCTTCACGTTAG